A window from Flavobacterium gyeonganense encodes these proteins:
- a CDS encoding LLM class flavin-dependent oxidoreductase, whose amino-acid sequence MKSIGFLSFGHWSNNPSYGSRTAGDTLLQSIDLAVAAEELGIDGAYFRVHHFAQQLASPFPLLSAIGAKTNKIEIGTGVIDMRYENPLYMLEDASAADLISGGRLQLGISRGSPEQVIDGWRYFGYEPNENETDADMGRQKALQFLEGLKGEGFAEPNPYPMFPNPPGLLRIEPHSEGLRERIWWGAASNATAVWAAENGMHLQSSTLKYDENGKPFHIQQADQIRLYKESWKKQDMNVNQGFL is encoded by the coding sequence ATGAAGAGTATAGGATTTTTATCATTTGGACATTGGTCAAATAATCCATCCTACGGGTCTCGTACAGCGGGAGATACACTTCTCCAATCAATCGATTTAGCTGTAGCAGCAGAAGAATTAGGTATAGACGGAGCTTATTTTCGGGTACATCATTTTGCACAGCAGCTAGCTTCACCTTTTCCTTTACTTTCTGCGATTGGTGCCAAAACCAATAAAATTGAGATAGGAACAGGTGTAATCGATATGAGGTATGAAAATCCGTTATACATGCTGGAGGATGCCAGTGCTGCCGATTTAATATCGGGAGGGCGTTTACAATTAGGAATAAGCAGAGGATCACCAGAGCAGGTTATAGACGGCTGGCGTTATTTTGGTTATGAACCTAATGAAAATGAAACAGATGCAGACATGGGACGACAAAAAGCATTACAATTTTTAGAAGGATTAAAAGGGGAAGGATTTGCAGAACCAAATCCGTATCCAATGTTTCCAAATCCACCGGGATTATTGCGTATCGAACCACATTCAGAAGGATTGAGAGAAAGGATATGGTGGGGCGCTGCATCTAACGCAACTGCTGTGTGGGCTGCAGAAAACGGCATGCATCTGCAAAGTTCTACACTTAAGTATGATGAGAATGGCAAACCTTTTCATATTCAGCAGGCAGACCAGATACGATTGTACAAGGAATCCTGGAAAAAGCAGGACATGAACGTGAACCAAGGATTTCTGTAA
- a CDS encoding polysaccharide deacetylase family protein, producing MKLFFTKTLLLLMLLSLFSCETKNSKPKPKPYKAGVILSFDDAYVDEWYEADQALKKYSWKATFNVCRIDSIGAPQIKKLLEMQKYGHEIAGHGYHHYNAVKFTQEYGISQYMNQEINPMITSLKNKSFKTTSFAYPYGERSESLDRALSPKFKIIRGRAFGGEIPEKQDSYFNNSKIVFAFDIDNSHIHFSIPYLLELLHYAKENNKILILCGHKPVKEITENYQTKIETLEFICKYMKLNDLKFYKLSDLDNLLPQKQ from the coding sequence ATGAAGCTATTTTTTACTAAAACACTCTTACTTTTAATGTTGTTAAGTTTATTTTCCTGTGAAACTAAGAATTCAAAACCAAAACCAAAGCCTTATAAAGCGGGCGTAATTTTATCTTTTGATGATGCTTATGTTGATGAATGGTACGAAGCTGATCAGGCTTTAAAAAAATATTCATGGAAAGCCACTTTTAATGTCTGCCGAATAGATTCTATAGGAGCTCCACAAATCAAAAAACTGCTGGAAATGCAAAAATACGGACACGAGATTGCCGGACACGGTTATCACCATTATAATGCTGTTAAATTTACACAGGAATACGGAATTTCCCAGTATATGAATCAGGAAATAAACCCTATGATCACCTCTCTGAAAAATAAATCCTTTAAGACTACTTCATTTGCTTATCCATATGGAGAAAGATCGGAGTCTCTTGACAGGGCATTATCACCTAAATTTAAGATCATAAGAGGCCGTGCATTTGGAGGAGAGATTCCTGAAAAGCAGGACAGCTATTTCAACAATTCGAAAATTGTATTTGCTTTTGATATTGATAACAGCCATATTCATTTTAGTATTCCTTATCTTCTCGAACTATTACATTACGCTAAAGAAAATAATAAAATTTTAATACTGTGCGGCCACAAACCTGTTAAAGAAATAACTGAAAATTATCAGACCAAAATAGAAACACTCGAATTTATCTGCAAATACATGAAACTAAATGATCTTAAGTTTTACAAACTTTCTGATTTGGATAATTTGCTTCCTCAGAAACAATAA
- the mprF gene encoding bifunctional lysylphosphatidylglycerol flippase/synthetase MprF produces the protein MKVPTIFNMFSDYFKETKGISFLRENDKIIRQFVFTLFFIGVGIWFIKHENSELKEVKNVIADAGIFWVLFGITLSGIYILLQALMYFASFKAIQSKISFRQSVVLFLKRNFVSVFLPAGGISSLAFFTKSIEKKGVKQTQIHFASILYGFVGILSVIIVAIPALLYSLFQGTLGAGEWYAFGAVAVLGILIFYSYKSILKKSNVYRLIVKFFPSAEVFMDDLQNNRINKQKFWLVVFFSVLIEFVGIAHLYIAMIALGFTPSLSAAIMGYIISVIFLIVSPFLRGLGAIEISMSFILIQFGFSNVNAIAITFLYRFFEFWIPLLAGASLFLFNINKLLMRIVPSFLLFVLGLINIISVLTPAISERLHTLENIIPVSAIKASNYFVITAGLFMLVNAAFMLKGLRNAWWFAVFLTGISVIGHLTKAIDYEEAIVALIVLISLIVTRKEYYVKSSSHLQSIGLKTVLMSIAAVLVYSILGFYFLDKKHFNIDFNWAESVKYGLQNYFLIGSSDLVPLDRFARRFLLSINSCGFLSLGFLIYTLVRPYTIKKEALENDFAKAIEILNQYGNSSLDYFKTYDDKVIFIARSNKAFLAYRVTDNFAVVLENPVAVSVTAMKQCILEFDAYCYDNGLRSLYYRVPEENLDLYYSLRKKSLFIGQEGVVDLSSFTLEGSAKKSLRNAISKVKEKGFKTTIHTAPVKDGLLQKIKAVSDEWLASTGRAEIIFSQGRFDWEELKQQTIITVENSEEKIVAFLNVIPDYAKGEGTYDLIRKTNDAPNGIIDFILLELFAYLKSQGCTSVNLGLAAMSGLEEANTFPEKSMKFAYERIKFFSHYKGLRDFKEKFSPVWYNKYLVYSHDYDLLQAPIVLNKVVKP, from the coding sequence ATGAAAGTACCAACCATTTTCAATATGTTTTCAGATTATTTTAAAGAAACAAAAGGTATTTCTTTTTTACGGGAAAATGATAAAATTATAAGGCAGTTTGTATTCACTCTTTTCTTTATTGGAGTTGGAATCTGGTTTATCAAACATGAAAATTCAGAGCTTAAAGAAGTAAAAAATGTAATTGCAGATGCGGGCATTTTTTGGGTTTTATTCGGCATTACCTTATCCGGAATCTATATCCTCCTTCAGGCACTGATGTATTTTGCTTCTTTTAAAGCGATACAAAGTAAGATTTCATTCAGGCAATCCGTTGTTTTATTTCTTAAACGAAATTTTGTGAGTGTTTTTTTACCGGCAGGCGGAATTTCTTCTTTGGCATTTTTTACAAAATCCATTGAAAAAAAAGGGGTAAAGCAGACTCAAATTCATTTTGCCTCAATACTATATGGTTTTGTCGGAATCCTTTCTGTAATTATTGTAGCAATCCCTGCTTTATTGTATTCTTTATTTCAGGGCACTTTAGGGGCAGGAGAATGGTATGCATTTGGAGCTGTTGCGGTATTGGGAATCTTAATTTTTTATAGTTATAAATCAATTTTAAAGAAAAGCAATGTATACCGCCTTATTGTAAAGTTTTTTCCGTCTGCTGAAGTATTTATGGATGATTTGCAGAACAATCGGATCAATAAACAAAAATTCTGGCTGGTTGTCTTTTTTTCGGTGTTAATTGAGTTTGTCGGAATTGCGCATTTGTATATCGCTATGATTGCTTTAGGCTTTACACCATCATTATCTGCAGCCATAATGGGGTACATTATTTCGGTGATATTCCTGATTGTTTCTCCCTTTCTGCGCGGGCTTGGCGCTATCGAAATTTCAATGAGTTTTATACTGATACAATTTGGCTTTTCAAATGTCAATGCTATAGCCATTACTTTTTTGTATCGTTTTTTTGAATTCTGGATTCCGTTGCTTGCCGGAGCATCACTATTTCTGTTTAATATCAATAAGTTGTTGATGCGCATCGTGCCATCTTTTCTACTTTTTGTATTAGGATTAATCAATATAATATCGGTCTTAACTCCGGCTATTTCTGAACGTCTTCATACTCTGGAAAATATCATTCCGGTTTCGGCTATTAAAGCCTCAAATTATTTTGTTATAACAGCCGGATTATTTATGCTTGTTAACGCGGCTTTTATGCTCAAAGGGCTAAGAAATGCCTGGTGGTTTGCTGTTTTTCTTACCGGTATTTCAGTTATTGGACACCTTACAAAAGCGATTGATTATGAAGAAGCGATTGTTGCGCTGATCGTTTTGATTAGTTTAATTGTTACCAGAAAAGAATATTATGTAAAAAGCAGTTCGCATTTGCAGAGTATAGGCTTAAAGACCGTTTTAATGAGTATTGCGGCTGTTTTGGTATACAGCATTCTGGGGTTTTATTTTCTGGATAAGAAACATTTCAATATTGATTTTAACTGGGCCGAGTCTGTCAAATACGGCCTTCAGAATTACTTTTTAATAGGGAGCTCAGATTTGGTGCCTTTGGATCGTTTTGCGAGACGTTTTTTACTGTCGATTAATAGCTGTGGATTTTTATCACTCGGATTTTTGATTTATACTTTAGTTCGTCCGTATACCATAAAAAAGGAAGCGTTAGAAAATGATTTTGCAAAAGCTATTGAAATCCTGAATCAGTATGGAAATTCTTCTTTGGATTATTTTAAAACCTATGATGATAAAGTTATTTTTATTGCCCGTTCTAATAAAGCCTTTTTAGCTTATCGTGTGACCGATAATTTTGCCGTAGTACTTGAAAATCCCGTTGCAGTATCAGTAACAGCAATGAAACAATGCATCCTCGAATTTGATGCTTATTGTTATGACAATGGGTTAAGAAGCCTTTATTATCGTGTACCCGAAGAAAATTTGGATTTATATTATTCGCTCCGCAAAAAGAGTTTATTTATCGGTCAGGAAGGAGTAGTAGATTTATCGTCATTTACTTTGGAAGGCAGTGCTAAAAAATCCCTTCGTAATGCGATAAGTAAAGTAAAAGAGAAAGGTTTTAAAACTACAATTCATACGGCACCAGTAAAAGATGGATTATTGCAAAAAATAAAAGCAGTAAGTGATGAATGGCTCGCAAGCACCGGAAGAGCCGAAATTATTTTTTCGCAGGGGAGATTTGACTGGGAGGAACTTAAGCAGCAGACAATTATTACAGTTGAAAATTCCGAAGAAAAAATTGTGGCCTTTTTAAATGTAATTCCAGATTATGCAAAAGGGGAAGGAACATATGATTTAATCCGTAAAACGAATGATGCTCCAAACGGAATCATAGATTTCATCCTTTTAGAACTTTTTGCATATTTAAAATCTCAGGGCTGCACATCTGTAAATCTCGGGTTAGCAGCAATGAGCGGATTAGAAGAGGCAAATACTTTTCCTGAAAAATCAATGAAGTTTGCTTATGAACGAATAAAATTCTTTTCGCATTATAAAGGATTACGCGATTTTAAGGAGAAATTTTCTCCGGTTTGGTACAATAAATACTTAGTTTATTCTCATGATTATGATTTACTCCAGGCTCCGATAGTTTTAAATAAAGTGGTAAAACCATAG
- a CDS encoding DUF998 domain-containing protein: MEVARLYLVKITAIICITICILDIIVLFLAGLYYPGYSQLKMTMSSLGASESPVSEFISAWWIFIGVAFIFFGIVFRKAFGSNHKNVRLASLLLILYGLGEGIGSGVFKADRIAGKMTDSFVMHDIAGGIGVIAALILPLVMKEVMTKENKPGLTLLSQIIFTVGFITMLLFTIRFSSDENNFIVFYKGLWQRIFMLNLYVYFIVISAIMYHKKI, encoded by the coding sequence ATGGAAGTAGCACGTTTATATTTGGTAAAAATTACAGCTATAATCTGCATTACTATTTGTATTTTGGATATTATTGTATTGTTTCTGGCAGGGCTTTATTATCCGGGATACAGTCAGTTAAAAATGACTATGAGTTCTTTAGGGGCTTCAGAAAGTCCAGTGTCAGAATTCATTTCGGCATGGTGGATATTTATTGGAGTTGCATTTATTTTCTTCGGAATCGTTTTTAGAAAAGCATTCGGAAGCAATCATAAAAATGTAAGACTGGCTTCCCTGCTGCTTATCCTTTACGGATTAGGAGAAGGAATAGGTTCCGGTGTATTTAAAGCAGACAGAATAGCCGGAAAAATGACCGATTCGTTTGTAATGCATGATATAGCAGGAGGTATTGGTGTTATTGCAGCATTGATTTTACCTTTAGTAATGAAGGAGGTGATGACAAAGGAAAATAAACCCGGTTTGACTTTATTGTCACAGATTATTTTTACGGTAGGATTTATTACGATGCTGCTTTTTACAATTCGGTTTTCTTCTGATGAAAATAATTTTATTGTTTTTTATAAAGGATTGTGGCAGAGGATTTTCATGTTGAATCTTTATGTGTATTTTATTGTAATTTCAGCTATTATGTATCATAAGAAAATATAG
- a CDS encoding AcvB/VirJ family lysyl-phosphatidylglycerol hydrolase has protein sequence MNKIIALILLIAVFSTSTFASESDTIKVGAFGKITIYRPKITPNAVVLFVSGDGGWNSGVVEMAKNIVNQGALVAGIDIQHYFKEIKKEKSKCYYPAGDFEELSMILQKKVQMKQYLKPILVGYSSGATLVYGMLAQAPANTFSGALALGFCPDIETDRSLCDGSGLTSHVLKEGKAYYLDKTEKLTAPFIVLQGTTDQVCNYADTKKYMDGLKQGKLISLSKVGHGFSVTKNWLPQFIGAYKEILNLSYTKQKSEQNLLEKEQHLTPLPFEMPLTIIPAKGKNEDLPIAFLISGDGGWTSFDQSVGEALAEKGIAVVGLDAQKYFWNAKTPLETSNSISKAVEHYLQQWNKKTFILVGYSFGASIVPFVAANFTEPLKEKLKRVYSLSPDIKADFEIHIADMLSMGSSNDNYNVIAEMKKIKPYNPICYFGNEEDSETRKRFSESEIKVIELPGSHHYNNDYNKIAESILKEIR, from the coding sequence ATGAATAAAATTATAGCACTCATTCTGTTAATTGCTGTTTTTAGTACCAGTACTTTTGCTTCTGAATCAGATACTATAAAGGTTGGAGCATTTGGAAAAATTACGATTTATAGACCCAAGATAACGCCTAATGCAGTTGTTCTGTTTGTTTCAGGAGACGGAGGATGGAACAGCGGTGTCGTTGAAATGGCTAAAAATATAGTAAATCAGGGCGCTTTAGTTGCCGGGATCGATATTCAGCATTATTTTAAAGAGATTAAAAAAGAAAAATCAAAATGTTATTATCCTGCAGGTGATTTTGAAGAGCTGAGTATGATTTTGCAAAAAAAGGTACAAATGAAACAGTACTTAAAACCTATATTAGTTGGATATTCCTCAGGAGCAACTTTGGTTTATGGTATGCTGGCACAAGCTCCAGCCAATACATTTAGCGGTGCCCTTGCACTGGGATTTTGTCCCGATATAGAAACAGACAGATCATTATGTGACGGTTCCGGACTAACTTCTCATGTTTTAAAGGAAGGAAAAGCCTATTATCTGGATAAAACAGAAAAGTTAACAGCTCCCTTTATTGTGCTTCAGGGAACTACTGATCAGGTTTGTAATTATGCTGATACTAAGAAATATATGGATGGGCTGAAGCAGGGAAAATTAATTTCGCTTTCTAAAGTTGGTCATGGTTTTTCGGTTACCAAAAATTGGTTACCACAGTTTATTGGGGCTTATAAAGAGATTTTAAACCTGTCTTATACCAAACAAAAATCAGAACAGAATCTTTTAGAAAAAGAACAACATCTCACTCCTTTGCCTTTTGAAATGCCTTTAACTATAATTCCTGCAAAAGGTAAGAACGAAGATTTACCTATTGCTTTTTTGATTTCAGGCGATGGCGGATGGACAAGTTTTGATCAGTCAGTTGGTGAAGCTTTGGCAGAGAAAGGAATTGCTGTAGTAGGATTAGATGCCCAAAAATATTTTTGGAATGCTAAAACTCCGCTTGAAACTTCAAATTCTATATCGAAAGCTGTTGAGCATTATTTACAGCAATGGAATAAAAAAACATTTATTCTTGTCGGTTATTCATTTGGAGCCTCCATAGTGCCATTTGTAGCAGCAAATTTTACAGAGCCTTTAAAAGAAAAGTTAAAAAGGGTTTACTCTTTATCGCCAGATATAAAAGCAGATTTTGAAATTCATATTGCCGATATGCTGAGTATGGGAAGTTCGAATGACAATTATAATGTGATTGCTGAAATGAAGAAAATAAAACCGTACAACCCAATTTGTTATTTTGGAAATGAAGAAGATTCTGAAACCCGTAAACGATTTTCAGAATCTGAAATTAAAGTTATTGAGTTACCGGGTTCGCATCATTACAACAATGATTATAATAAAATTGCTGAAAGTATTTTAAAAGAAATTAGGTGA
- a CDS encoding phage tail protein, whose translation MKTKLLLMLCLFCATMSSYAQSSASQSGIAVQGIARDANNTALLNQTINLTFTLYYLDASSIEQTIYKITKNVTTDAFGVFSDVIDPTAVNNSLFANNPAYLRIEKGTEIISDEKLRHVPYAISANNGVPTGSIMPFIGTVAPEGWVLCNGAALPTTAKALIALVGNNAPNLQGMFLRGTGNSPVNNQPGPALKGTQNDSFKSHNHSASASDSGHTHGYGDIYYSEGGGNIAVSERRGLNGNTDYDNAGYEIRRTSDTGYANISVTTANSGDSETRPVNYGVNYIIKL comes from the coding sequence ATGAAAACAAAATTACTATTAATGTTGTGTCTTTTTTGTGCAACAATGTCAAGTTATGCGCAAAGTTCAGCTTCTCAGTCAGGAATAGCAGTGCAGGGTATTGCCAGAGATGCTAATAATACTGCTTTATTAAATCAGACTATTAATCTTACATTTACGCTATATTACCTGGATGCTTCCAGTATTGAACAGACTATTTATAAAATCACTAAAAATGTAACAACTGATGCATTTGGGGTATTCTCTGATGTAATAGATCCAACAGCGGTTAATAACAGCTTATTTGCTAATAATCCTGCTTATCTTAGAATTGAGAAAGGAACAGAGATTATCTCTGATGAAAAATTACGCCATGTACCGTATGCTATTTCTGCTAACAATGGTGTTCCAACAGGATCCATTATGCCTTTTATCGGTACTGTTGCCCCGGAAGGCTGGGTACTTTGCAACGGAGCTGCTTTGCCAACAACAGCGAAGGCCTTAATTGCTCTGGTTGGAAATAATGCACCTAATCTGCAGGGTATGTTTTTAAGAGGTACGGGTAACAGTCCTGTAAACAATCAGCCAGGACCGGCTTTAAAAGGAACACAAAACGATAGTTTTAAAAGCCATAACCACAGTGCATCGGCAAGTGATTCCGGGCATACTCATGGATATGGGGATATTTACTATTCTGAGGGTGGTGGTAATATCGCCGTATCAGAAAGGAGAGGACTTAATGGTAATACTGATTATGATAATGCGGGATATGAAATTAGGAGAACTAGTGATACTGGATATGCAAATATATCTGTAACCACAGCAAATTCAGGAGATTCTGAAACAAGGCCTGTTAACTATGGTGTAAACTATATCATCAAATTGTAA